One Ferribacterium limneticum genomic window, GTCGTTGGTCGCGTCGAGCTTCTGGATGAGCAGCGGCTTGACGAGTAGACGCAGGCGGTGCGTGGCGAGCAGCGATTGGGCCTGGAGCGGCAGTTCCCCGAAGCGGTCGATTAGCTCTTCCTGCAGTGTGTCGATGTCCTCGGTGCTTTCACCGTTGGCCAGGCGTTTGTAGAGGGTCAGGCGTTCGTGCACGTCGGGGCAGTAGGCATCGGGTAGCAGGGCAGGGGTGCGCAGGTTGATCTCGGTGCCGATACCGAGCGGCTGGGTCAGATCGACCGCGGCCAGATGCTTGCCCTGCTTGAGGGCAGCGACGGCTCGATTGAGCATGTCGGCGTACATGTTGAAGCCGACTTCCTGCATTTCGCCGGACTGGTTGTCGCCCAGCACCTCGCCGGCGCCACGGATTTCCAGGTCGTGCATGGCGAGGAAGAAGCCGGAACCGAGTTCTTCCATGGCCTGGATGGCTTCGAGGCGCATTTTCGCCTGCTTGGTCAACGCTTTTTCGTCCTGCACCAAGAGGTAGGCGTAAGCCTGGTGATGCGAACGGCCGACCCGGCCGCGCAATTGGTGCAACTGGGCAAGGCCGAATTTCTCGGAACGGTTGATCAGAATGGTGTTGGCGTGCGGATTGTCGATGCCGGTTTCGATGATGGTCGTGCACAGCAACACGTTGGCGCGCTGGCCGGTGAAGTCGCGCATGACGCGTTCCAGCTCGCGCTCGTTCATCTGGCCGTGGCCGATGACGATGCGCGCTTCCGGCACCAGCTTGGCCAGTTTTTCCTGCATGTTGTTGATGGTGTCGACTTCGTTGTGCAGGAAGTACACCTGGCCGCCGCGCTTCAGTTCGCGCAGCACGGCTTCGCGGATGATACCGTCGGAGAAATTGCTGACGAAGGTCTTGATGGCGAGGCGCTTTTGCGGCGCGGTGGCGATCACCGAGAAGTCGCGCAGGCCTTCCATCGACATCGCCAACGTGCGCGGGATCGGCGTTGCGGTGAGCGTCAGGACATCGACCTCGGCGCGCATCGACTTCAGCGTTTCTTTCTGGCGCACGCCGAAACGGTGTTCCTCGTCGATGACGACCAACCCGAGGCGCTTGAATTTGACGTCCTTGCCGATCAGCTTGTGCGTACCGATGATGATGTCGATCTTGCCTTCGGCCAGTTCCTGCAAGGCTTGCGCTGATTCCTTGGCGGTCTTGAAGCGGGAGATTTCGGCGATCTTGACCGGCCAGTCGGCAAAGCGGTCGGCGAAGGTCTGGTAATGCTGTTCGCAGAGCAGGGTGGTCGGGCACAACACGGCGACCTGTTTGCCACCGGCCACCGCGCAGAAGGCGGCACGCAGGGCAACTTCGGTCTTGCCGAAGCCGACGTCGCCGCACACCAGGCGGTCCATCGGCTTGCCGGAGCGCATGTCGCCGATGACAGCGGCGATGGCCGTGGCCTGATCATTGGTTTCCTCGAAGCCGAAACCGTCGGCGAAGGCTTCGTAATCGGTTTCCTTGAAATCGAAAGCATGGCCCTCGCGGGCAGCGCGGGCGGCGTACAGCGCGAGCAGTTCGGCAGCGGTGTCGTGCGCCTGCTCGGCGGCCTTGCGCTTGGCCTTCTCCCACTGGCCGGAGCCGAGGGTATGGAGCGGGGCGCTTTCCGGGTCGGCGCCCGAATAGCGGGAAATGACGTGCAACTGGGCGACCGGGACGAACAGCTTGGCTTCGTTGGCGTAGTGCAGTTCAAGGAACTCCTGCTCGCCGAGGCCGAGATCCATGCGAACCAGGCCCTGATAACGGCCAATGCCGTGGCTTTCGTGAACCACCGGGTCGCCGACCTTGAGTTCGGTGAGATCCTTCAGCCAGTTGTCGAAGGTGGCTTTCTTCTGCGCTTCGCGCCGGGTGCGCCGCGGACTGCCGGCGAACAGTTCGGTTTCGGTGATGAAGGCGAGCTTTTCCAGCGCAAAGCCAGCCTGCAAGGGGCCGATGCCGAGTGCCAGTTGCGCCTTGCCCGAGAGGAAGGTTGGCAGATCGGCAATGGCTTCGGGCTTCAGGCCATGCTCGGCGAACATCGCCGCCAGGGTTTCGCGGCGGCCCGCCGTTTCGGCAACCAGCAAAACCCGGCCGGAAAACCCGGCGAGATGATTTTTCAGGGCGCCGAGCGGCGCCTCGCTTCTGCGGTCAACGGCAATATTGGGCAGTTTTCCCGAAGCGTTTTCATTTTTGGCCTCAAATGCCAGTCGACCGTAGGATTTGGCCGCCGTGAAGAAGGCCTCGTCCGACAGGAAGAGTTCATCGGGCGGCAGTAGCGGCCGGGATTTGTCGCCCTGCAGCATATTGTAGCGCGAGCGGGTATCGTTCCAGAAGGCGGCGATGGCGGCCGGCGCGTCGCCGTGGGTGACGAAGACGGCGTCCTTGGGCAGGTAATCGAAAATGCTTGCCGTTTCGTCGAAGAACAAGGGCAGGTAATACTCGATGCCGGCACTGGCGATGCCGGTCGAAATATCCTTGTAGATGCCCGACTTGGCCGGGTCGCCCTCGAAGCGCTCGCGGAAGCACTGGCGGAAATGGGTGCGGCCCTTGTCGTCCATCGGGAATTCGCGGGCCGGCAGCAGGCGGACTTCCGGCACCGGATAGACGGTGCGCTGGGTATCGACGTCGAAGGTCTTGATGCTTTCGATTTCATCGTCGAAGAGGTCGAGCCGGTAGGGCAGTTGCGAGCCCATCGGGAAGAGGTCGATCAGGCCGCCGCGAATCGAATACTCGCCGGGTGTCACAACTTGTGTGACGTGGGCGTAGCCGGCCAGCGTGACCTGGCTGCGGAACTTCTCGGCGTCGAGTTTCTGGCCCTTCTTGAAGGCGAAGGTATAGGCGGCGAGGAAAGCCGGCGGGGCGATCCGGTAAACCGCCGTCGAGGCCGGCACGAGCAGGATGTCGATTTCGCCCTGGGTGGCCGCCCACAAGGTGGCCAGGCGCTCGGAGACGAGATCCTGATGTGGCGAGAAATGGTCGTAAGGCAGCGTTTCCCAGTCGGGCAGCAGACGGACGCGCAGCGTCGGTCCGAACCACGGAACTTCATCGAGCAGGCGCTGGGCATCGGCCGCGCTGGCAGTAACGACGGCGAGCAGTTTGCCGGGGTTACGCCCGGCGATTTCGGCCAGCGCCAAGGCGTCGGCGGAACCGGCCAGCAGGGGCAGGTCCACGCGGTTACCTGCCTTGGGCA contains:
- the mfd gene encoding transcription-repair coupling factor — translated: MSAPQPLLSLPALPKAGNRVDLPLLAGSADALALAEIAGRNPGKLLAVVTASAADAQRLLDEVPWFGPTLRVRLLPDWETLPYDHFSPHQDLVSERLATLWAATQGEIDILLVPASTAVYRIAPPAFLAAYTFAFKKGQKLDAEKFRSQVTLAGYAHVTQVVTPGEYSIRGGLIDLFPMGSQLPYRLDLFDDEIESIKTFDVDTQRTVYPVPEVRLLPAREFPMDDKGRTHFRQCFRERFEGDPAKSGIYKDISTGIASAGIEYYLPLFFDETASIFDYLPKDAVFVTHGDAPAAIAAFWNDTRSRYNMLQGDKSRPLLPPDELFLSDEAFFTAAKSYGRLAFEAKNENASGKLPNIAVDRRSEAPLGALKNHLAGFSGRVLLVAETAGRRETLAAMFAEHGLKPEAIADLPTFLSGKAQLALGIGPLQAGFALEKLAFITETELFAGSPRRTRREAQKKATFDNWLKDLTELKVGDPVVHESHGIGRYQGLVRMDLGLGEQEFLELHYANEAKLFVPVAQLHVISRYSGADPESAPLHTLGSGQWEKAKRKAAEQAHDTAAELLALYAARAAREGHAFDFKETDYEAFADGFGFEETNDQATAIAAVIGDMRSGKPMDRLVCGDVGFGKTEVALRAAFCAVAGGKQVAVLCPTTLLCEQHYQTFADRFADWPVKIAEISRFKTAKESAQALQELAEGKIDIIIGTHKLIGKDVKFKRLGLVVIDEEHRFGVRQKETLKSMRAEVDVLTLTATPIPRTLAMSMEGLRDFSVIATAPQKRLAIKTFVSNFSDGIIREAVLRELKRGGQVYFLHNEVDTINNMQEKLAKLVPEARIVIGHGQMNERELERVMRDFTGQRANVLLCTTIIETGIDNPHANTILINRSEKFGLAQLHQLRGRVGRSHHQAYAYLLVQDEKALTKQAKMRLEAIQAMEELGSGFFLAMHDLEIRGAGEVLGDNQSGEMQEVGFNMYADMLNRAVAALKQGKHLAAVDLTQPLGIGTEINLRTPALLPDAYCPDVHERLTLYKRLANGESTEDIDTLQEELIDRFGELPLQAQSLLATHRLRLLVKPLLIQKLDATNDQITIQFSPEFSKNPPIEPIKIINLIQKDRSYKLAGQDKLSLLRHCPTLNDKVVAVKDMIRQLSK